The following are encoded together in the Equus quagga isolate Etosha38 chromosome 15, UCLA_HA_Equagga_1.0, whole genome shotgun sequence genome:
- the LOC124227221 gene encoding LOW QUALITY PROTEIN: cationic amino acid transporter 4-like (The sequence of the model RefSeq protein was modified relative to this genomic sequence to represent the inferred CDS: inserted 1 base in 1 codon; deleted 2 bases in 1 codon) — protein sequence MARGLPSTGNLACFCQKLNRLKPLEEPTTETLPQRRLTTLQLTLLSVGGMVGMGIYLITGSMAKEMAGPALLMSFGVAAMASLLATLCYVELAVHVPCAGIFYLFTYMSMGELWAFLISWNVLFQCLTGGAAMARICSAYLDAIFSHRIQSFTVTHVGIWQVPXPDFLAAGFALLASLFISCGGCISSWLNQVDIFSAINLVVILFIIILGFVLARLHNWSTEEGGFAPFGFPSIMAGAATCFYAFEGFGVIAASSKEAQTPKRAVPMAITISVGVVAGAYILVCTVLTLMVPWHSLDPDSAFTDAFHQRGYSWSGFFISAGSICAMTSVLLRILHFLPQTTYAMAIDGLIFQVFAHVHPRTQVPMVGILVFRVLMAFLALLLDLQALVRFLSIGALLAYTFVATSIIVLRFRKPPPSSSQDPGSSVGTEQASAPEPGKVRPALRPYLGFLSGCRPGAAVTWALSVLVVSATTLDCVLVFRNWALHLPPWGYTLLLLFSSTMFLLSLLVLGAHQQQRHQYTFQVSLVPLTPTLSIFLNVFLMLQMSYLTWLGFSIWLLIGLAVYFGYGIWHSKENQWEQPGLMATCYVLFPSSSLEVTVQAVQPPSQAPAQDPGHTGKPPSP from the exons ATGGCCCGGGGGCTGCCCAGCACCGGCAACCTAGCATGCTTCTGCCAGAAGCTGAACCGGCTGAAGCCACTGGAGGAGCCCACCACAGAGACGTTGCCGCAGCGCCGCCTGACCACACTGCAGCTGACCCTGCTGAGTGTGGGTGGCATGGTAGGCATGGGTATCTATCTAATCACTGGCTCTATGGCCAAGGAGATGGCCGGCCCTGCGTTGCTCATGTCCTTTGGCGTGGCTGCCATGGCCTCCCTGCTGGCAACCTTATGCTACGTGGAGCTTGCAGTGCATGTGCCCTGTGCTGGAATATTCTACCTGTTCACCTACATGTCCATGGGTGAGCTGTGGGCCTTCCTCATCAGCTGGAATGTGCTCTTTCAGTGCCTAACTGGTGGCGCTGCCATGGCCCGCATCTGCAGCGCCTACCTGGATGCCATCTTTAGCCATCGCATCCAAAGCTTCACCGTCACCCACGTGGGCATCTGGCAGGTGC TTCCAGACTTCTTGGCTGCTGGCTTTGCACTTTTGGCCTCCTTATTCATCTCCTGTGGAGGTTGTATCTCTTCCTGGCTCAACCAGGTG GACATCTTCTCTGCCATCAACCTGGTCgtcatcctcttcatcatcatcctggGGTTTGTCCTGGCCCGCCTGCACAACTGGAGCACTGAGGAGGGTGGCTTTGCACCCTTTGGTTTCCCCAGCATCATGGCTGGTGCCGCCACCTGTTTCTATGCCTTTGAGGGTTTTGGTGTCATTGCTGCCTCCAGCAAGGAGGCCCAGACACCAAAGCGAGCTGTACCTATGGCCATCACCATCTCAGTTGGTGTAGTGGCTGGTGCCTACATCCTCGTCTGCACTGTGCTCACCCTCATGGTGCCCTGGCACAGCCTGGACCCTGACTCAGCATTCACAGATGCCTTCCACCAGCGAGGCTATAGCTGGTCAGGCTTCTTCATTTCTGCTGGCTCCATCTGCG CCATGACCAGTGTCCTGCTCAGAATTCTCCATTTCCTGCCACAAACAACGTATGCCATGGCCATCGACGGGCTCATCTTCCAGGTGTTTGCCCACGTGCACCCCCGGACCCAGGTGCCTATGGTGGGCATCCTGGTCTTCAGGGTACTCATGGCTTTCCTGGCACTACTGCTAGACCTCCAGGCACTTGTCCGGTTCCTGTCCATTGGTGCACTGCTGGCCTATACATTTGTGGCCACCAGCATTATCGTGCTACGCTTCCGAAAGCCTCCTCCATCCAGTTCTCAGGACCCAGGCAGCTctgtgggcacagagcaggcctcAGCCCCTGAGCCCGGGAAGGTGCGACCAGCCCTGAGGCCCTACCTTGGCTTCCTGAGTGGGTGCAGGCCTGGAGCCGCTGTGACTTGGGCGCTCAGTGTCCTGGTGGTCTCAGCCACCACCCTGGACTGCGTGCTGGTCTTCAGGAACTGGGCCCTGCACCTCCCGCCCTGGGGCTACACCCTGCTGCTCCTATTCAGCTCCACCATgtttctgctcagtctcctcgtcCTGGGGGCCCACCAGCAACAGCGTCACCAGTACACCTTTCAG GTTTCCCTGGTGCCCTTGACGCCCACCCTGAGCATCTTCCTCAATGTCTTCCTCATGCTGCAGATGAGCTACCTGACCTGGCTGGGCTTCTCCATCTGGCTGCTGATCG GACTCGCGGTGTATTTTGGGTATGGCATCTGGCACAGCAAGGAGAACCAGTGGGAGCAGCCGGGGTTGATGGCCACATGCTACGTGCTGTTCCCCAGCAGCAGCTTGGAGGTGACGGTGCAGGCCGTGCAGCCCCCGAGTCAGGCACCAGCCCAGGATCCTGGTCACACAGGGAAGCCCCCCAGTCCATGA